A single Comamonas sp. NLF-1-9 DNA region contains:
- the lipA gene encoding lipoyl synthase — MQESPRPAPGTKFTSRQGTRAIKDGIKPSRLTAIPNAERKPDWLRVKLPNGAKYQQIKEIVDSHKLSTVCAESKCPNIAECWGRGTATLMLMGSVCTRACKFCSVSTGNPNGWLDPLEPVNVADAVALMDLKYVVLTSVDRDDLKDLGAGHYAACIREIHKRMPDTAVEALTPDFQGRHELVAKVVDAGLATYAQNLETVRRLTHPVRDPRAGYEQTLDVLRFAKAYAPQTVTKTSLMLGLGETDAEIEEALDDIRAANVDIVTMGQYMRPTQHHLPVARYVSPEQFARYRDMGLSKGFLEVVAGPFVRSSYRAERVLEHNNVGLDEDLLESIRNSATNAMRC; from the coding sequence ATGCAAGAGTCTCCGCGCCCGGCTCCGGGCACCAAGTTCACCAGCCGCCAGGGCACGCGCGCCATCAAGGACGGCATCAAGCCGAGCAGGCTCACGGCCATCCCCAACGCCGAGCGCAAGCCCGACTGGCTGCGCGTGAAGCTGCCCAACGGCGCCAAGTACCAGCAGATCAAGGAGATCGTGGATTCGCACAAGCTCTCCACGGTGTGCGCCGAATCCAAGTGCCCCAACATCGCCGAATGCTGGGGCCGGGGCACGGCCACGCTGATGCTGATGGGCTCGGTGTGCACGCGCGCCTGCAAGTTCTGCTCGGTCAGCACCGGCAACCCCAACGGCTGGCTTGACCCGTTGGAGCCGGTGAACGTGGCCGACGCGGTGGCGCTGATGGATTTGAAGTACGTCGTGCTGACCTCGGTCGATCGCGACGATCTCAAAGACCTGGGCGCGGGCCACTACGCTGCCTGCATCCGCGAGATCCACAAGCGCATGCCCGACACTGCGGTGGAGGCGCTCACGCCCGACTTCCAGGGCCGTCATGAGCTCGTCGCCAAGGTCGTGGACGCCGGCCTTGCCACTTATGCGCAGAACCTGGAAACCGTGCGCCGCCTGACCCATCCGGTGCGCGACCCGCGCGCGGGCTATGAGCAGACGCTGGACGTGCTCAGGTTCGCCAAGGCCTATGCGCCCCAGACCGTCACCAAGACCAGCCTGATGCTGGGCCTGGGCGAGACGGACGCCGAGATCGAAGAGGCGCTGGACGACATCCGCGCGGCCAACGTGGACATCGTCACCATGGGCCAGTACATGCGCCCGACGCAGCACCACCTGCCGGTGGCGCGCTACGTCTCGCCCGAGCAGTTCGCGCGCTACCGCGATATGGGCCTGTCCAAGGGCTTCCTCGAAGTGGTGGCCGGGCCCTTCGTGCGTTCAAGCTACCGCGCCGAGCGCGTGCTCGAGCACAACAACGTGGGGCTGGACGAAGACCTGCTCGAGAGCATCCGCAACTCGGCGACCAACGCGATGCGCTGCTGA